A genomic stretch from Gardnerella leopoldii includes:
- the mfd gene encoding transcription-repair coupling factor has product MAADSRSNIKNNKNDKTDDISVISLRDILNDLSTKDSLFKALSEYDLDAISDYCCESANKNRKDLDSISEDLTISSPIGIRSAIVAALAKKKPVVVIVPSSRDAEDFIASVRDWYDGDAQDVAKLEAWETLPHERLSPRADTVASRIAVFRRLCHPENNTSLFGPIRVLVMPVRSLIQPVVEGIGDIDPLLFECGKELTLEYAVKRLVENAYTRVDLVMERGEFAVRGGIIDVFAPTMTHPVRIEFFGDEIDTIKQFHASDQRTYGNNIASIWATPCRELQITEKICKRACSLIGAIPNADDMLESIANSIPVEGMESLLPALVDRMESVQNMLPKESVIILSDPEKCRRAADDVTATANEFLAASWHVAASGHGSGAPITFDQANFLDFDETISSLELSNHDVWKLTSFGVDNQIYGNIALPASAPQEFRGDESKVSGGITSLVDNGFAVTITAAASGTLARLRRAIYVTGVHEFTTVRSSISDGFIDNVARIAILTERDLTGKSSASAQLKTPKRRRKAIDLMELKPGDFVVHEQHGIGRFVGMKQRNIAVSGGSATREYLVIEYAPSKRNAPNDKLFIPTDQLDLVSKYIGAEIPKLNKLGGSDWAQTKAKAKKHVHEIAENLIKLYSARQQSRGFAFSKDTPWQKELEDAFPYQETADQLTTIDEVKADMEKPIPMDRLICGDVGFGKTEIALRAAFKAVQDSKQVVVLVPTTLLVQQHYETFTNRFEGFPVKVAAMSRFQTSKEIEETLAGLQDGSIDVVIGTHKLLNPSIKFKDLGLVIIDEEQRFGVEHKETLKALRTNVDVLSLSATPIPRTLEMAVTGIREMSTLATPPEDRLPVLTYVGAYDNSQVAACIKRELLRGGQVFYVHNRVEDISSVASKIQELVPDVRVAIAHGKMGEKQLDAVIRDFWHRDIDVLVCTTIIETGLDISNANTLIVDHADRFGLSQLHQLRGRVGRGHERAYAYFLYDPSKPMTQQSHDRLSTIAQHTALGSGFDVAMKDLELRGTGNLLGDEQSGHIEGVGFDLYVRMVSEAVEKYKEPERVEPVCVTIDLPVEASLPVDYIASDKLRLEAYRKLAAAKDNSDLQELHDELLDRFGNPPEEFESLCDVARLRFKAREIGITQISSQGKSVRVVGVDPKESVMMRLKRIYRGLQYRPLTHMLIVPAPFESSLGSGSMSEHEIISWVRQLLDDVAW; this is encoded by the coding sequence AAAGCTTTATCTGAATATGATCTTGATGCGATATCTGATTATTGTTGCGAAAGTGCAAATAAAAATCGTAAAGATTTAGATTCAATAAGTGAAGATTTAACAATTTCTTCTCCTATTGGAATTCGTTCTGCTATTGTTGCTGCATTAGCTAAGAAAAAGCCAGTTGTTGTTATTGTTCCATCGAGTAGAGATGCTGAAGATTTTATTGCGTCTGTGCGTGATTGGTACGATGGTGATGCTCAAGACGTTGCTAAATTAGAAGCTTGGGAAACGTTACCTCATGAAAGGCTTTCGCCTAGGGCAGATACTGTTGCTAGCAGGATTGCAGTGTTTCGTAGGCTTTGTCATCCTGAAAATAACACATCACTTTTTGGTCCGATTCGCGTGTTGGTTATGCCTGTGCGATCGCTTATTCAGCCTGTAGTTGAAGGCATTGGTGATATAGATCCTCTGTTATTTGAGTGCGGAAAAGAATTAACTCTTGAATATGCTGTGAAACGTTTGGTAGAAAACGCATATACTCGTGTTGATTTGGTGATGGAACGTGGAGAGTTTGCTGTTCGTGGTGGAATTATTGACGTTTTTGCGCCAACAATGACGCATCCTGTGAGAATTGAATTTTTTGGTGATGAAATTGATACTATAAAGCAATTTCATGCTTCTGATCAGCGTACTTATGGCAATAATATTGCAAGCATTTGGGCTACGCCTTGCCGTGAGCTTCAGATTACAGAAAAAATTTGCAAGCGCGCGTGTTCTCTTATTGGCGCAATTCCAAATGCTGACGATATGCTTGAATCAATCGCAAATTCTATACCTGTAGAAGGTATGGAGTCTTTGTTGCCTGCACTAGTGGATCGCATGGAATCAGTGCAAAATATGCTTCCAAAGGAATCTGTTATTATTCTATCTGATCCCGAAAAATGCCGTAGAGCTGCAGATGACGTAACTGCTACAGCTAACGAATTCTTAGCGGCTAGTTGGCATGTTGCTGCTTCTGGACACGGTTCTGGAGCTCCAATAACATTCGATCAAGCTAATTTCTTGGATTTTGATGAAACGATTTCATCGTTAGAATTGTCTAATCATGATGTATGGAAATTAACATCTTTTGGTGTTGACAATCAAATTTATGGAAATATTGCTTTGCCAGCATCGGCGCCACAAGAGTTTCGAGGAGATGAATCGAAAGTTTCTGGTGGTATCACTTCTCTTGTTGACAATGGTTTTGCTGTAACTATTACAGCTGCGGCTTCTGGTACTCTTGCACGCTTGAGACGCGCTATATATGTGACTGGTGTACATGAATTTACTACAGTGCGCTCAAGTATTTCGGATGGCTTTATCGATAATGTTGCGCGTATCGCGATTCTTACAGAGCGTGATCTGACAGGTAAATCTTCTGCATCAGCTCAACTAAAAACTCCAAAACGCAGGCGCAAAGCAATCGACCTAATGGAACTAAAGCCTGGTGATTTCGTTGTGCACGAGCAGCATGGTATTGGACGTTTTGTTGGTATGAAACAACGTAATATTGCTGTTTCGGGTGGTAGTGCAACTCGCGAATATTTAGTAATTGAATATGCTCCTAGCAAACGTAATGCTCCTAACGATAAACTTTTTATTCCAACCGATCAGCTTGATTTAGTTAGTAAATATATTGGTGCCGAAATACCAAAGCTTAACAAGCTCGGAGGTTCTGACTGGGCTCAAACTAAAGCAAAAGCTAAAAAGCATGTTCATGAAATTGCTGAAAATCTTATTAAGCTTTATTCGGCAAGGCAGCAATCTCGCGGATTTGCATTTAGTAAAGATACACCTTGGCAAAAAGAGTTGGAAGATGCATTTCCTTATCAAGAAACTGCTGATCAGCTTACAACTATTGACGAAGTAAAAGCGGATATGGAAAAGCCAATACCAATGGATCGCTTAATTTGTGGAGATGTTGGTTTTGGTAAAACTGAAATTGCGTTACGTGCAGCTTTCAAAGCTGTGCAAGATTCTAAGCAAGTTGTTGTTTTAGTTCCAACGACTTTGCTTGTTCAACAGCATTACGAGACTTTTACAAATCGATTTGAAGGCTTTCCTGTAAAAGTTGCTGCAATGAGTAGATTCCAAACTTCTAAAGAGATTGAAGAAACTTTAGCTGGATTGCAAGATGGAAGCATTGACGTTGTTATTGGAACGCATAAGCTTTTGAATCCTAGTATAAAGTTCAAAGATTTAGGTTTGGTTATTATTGACGAAGAGCAGCGTTTTGGTGTGGAACATAAGGAAACTCTCAAAGCTTTGCGCACAAACGTTGACGTATTAAGTCTTTCAGCAACGCCAATTCCTAGAACTCTTGAAATGGCTGTAACTGGTATTCGTGAAATGTCTACTCTTGCAACTCCTCCAGAAGATAGGCTTCCAGTGCTTACATACGTTGGTGCGTATGATAATTCTCAAGTTGCTGCGTGCATTAAGCGTGAATTGTTGCGTGGGGGTCAAGTTTTTTACGTCCATAATCGTGTTGAAGATATTAGTTCTGTTGCAAGTAAGATTCAGGAGCTTGTGCCAGATGTCCGTGTTGCTATTGCTCATGGAAAAATGGGTGAGAAGCAGCTCGATGCTGTTATTCGTGATTTTTGGCATAGAGATATTGATGTGCTTGTTTGTACAACGATTATTGAAACAGGTCTTGATATTTCTAATGCGAATACACTTATTGTCGATCACGCAGATAGATTCGGTTTAAGCCAGTTGCATCAGTTGCGTGGCAGAGTAGGTAGAGGTCATGAGCGTGCTTACGCTTACTTTTTGTATGATCCATCTAAGCCTATGACGCAACAATCTCACGATAGACTCTCAACAATTGCTCAGCATACTGCACTTGGTTCTGGTTTTGATGTTGCGATGAAAGATTTGGAATTGCGCGGAACTGGAAATTTGCTTGGAGATGAGCAAAGTGGCCACATTGAGGGTGTTGGATTTGATTTGTATGTTCGTATGGTTTCTGAAGCTGTTGAAAAATATAAGGAACCTGAAAGAGTTGAGCCTGTTTGTGTAACTATTGATCTTCCAGTTGAGGCTTCTCTTCCAGTTGATTATATTGCTTCTGACAAGCTTCGTTTGGAAGCGTACCGAAAGCTTGCTGCTGCTAAGGATAATAGTGATTTGCAAGAACTTCACGATGAGCTTCTTGATCGCTTTGGTAATCCGCCTGAAGAGTTTGAGTCTTTGTGTGATGTTGCTCGTTTGCGCTTTAAAGCACGCGAGATTGGTATTACGCAAATCAGCTCTCAAGGAAAATCAGTGCGAGTTGTTGGCGTCGATCCAAAAGAGTCTGTGATGATGCGTTTGAAGCGTATTTATAGAGGATTACAGTATCGTCCTCTTACCCATATGCTTATTGTTCCAGCTCCTTTTGAATCTTCACTCGGGTCTGGTTCAATGAGTGAGCATGAAATAATCTCCTGGGTGCGTCAGCTTCTTGATGACGTCGCTTGGTAA
- a CDS encoding ABC transporter ATP-binding protein — MNTQIEDYETKDNSYCVTLEHIGVTFKNNAKILRDINLNIKKGEFVSLIGRSGCGKTTLLKVISGLIKPDSGTINVTQHQAIGFQDARLIPWITVSKNVVFGMQGNKSELKSIAEKALNDMQLNNCGSKWPSELSGGQAQRVSLARALVHNPELLLLDEPFGALDALTRLDMQDLLDNLRQKHGWTTIMVTHDISEAVRLSDRILMIKDGIIEKNWNIDRSQLDAQKRPNNHVEIEDELREALQ; from the coding sequence ATGAACACTCAAATAGAAGACTATGAGACTAAAGATAACTCTTACTGCGTTACTCTAGAACATATTGGCGTGACTTTTAAAAATAACGCTAAAATATTGCGAGATATAAATCTAAATATTAAAAAAGGTGAATTTGTATCTCTAATCGGACGCTCAGGATGCGGAAAAACCACTCTTCTTAAAGTTATTTCAGGATTAATCAAACCTGATTCTGGAACAATAAACGTCACACAACATCAAGCAATAGGTTTCCAAGATGCAAGATTAATACCATGGATAACAGTAAGTAAGAACGTAGTTTTCGGCATGCAAGGAAACAAATCAGAACTAAAATCTATTGCAGAAAAAGCTCTTAACGATATGCAACTTAATAATTGCGGGTCAAAATGGCCATCAGAACTTTCAGGTGGTCAAGCACAACGAGTCTCATTAGCTAGAGCTTTAGTTCATAATCCTGAATTACTACTTTTAGACGAGCCTTTCGGCGCATTAGATGCTTTAACTCGTTTAGACATGCAAGATTTGCTTGATAATCTAAGACAGAAACATGGCTGGACCACAATAATGGTCACGCATGATATTTCTGAAGCAGTAAGACTTTCTGACAGAATTCTTATGATTAAAGACGGAATCATTGAGAAAAACTGGAATATTGATCGAAGCCAACTTGATGCACAAAAGCGTCCAAATAATCACGTTGAAATAGAAGACGAGCTTAGAGAAGCGTTACAGTAA
- a CDS encoding ABC transporter substrate-binding protein: MANLKMRFSKKSIIALICAACATVSLAACGNSQKSSSASSKEDAGTMRVAYLSTANYLTTLKNEKFLQDEFGKSKVVYTGPYTPVDGLTAVMSGNADATTTGTGRFIDLIAEGQPWVAFALEYYNGDSQGIVASAKSGVKTLKDLYGKKVAIIHNGDTGDYMLHRAFDKSGLDVSKVNKVEMSPKNFQAAFTSGQIDAISSFDQNLAAAMTTPGAKLLVNAKKYGNMNVTIHIVSKSFAQKHPDLVKKMYKALVREAKKSHKENNVIGNAYKQLGASETIIKQIKKFDNPTIRPIDEKGLKMMETQAKEYVKYGLIKQAPKNLKDSVMDCTK; this comes from the coding sequence ATGGCTAATTTAAAAATGCGATTTTCTAAAAAGAGCATTATTGCATTAATCTGCGCTGCTTGTGCAACTGTATCTCTTGCAGCTTGCGGAAACTCACAAAAATCATCAAGCGCTTCTTCAAAAGAAGACGCTGGAACTATGAGAGTTGCTTATCTTTCTACAGCAAATTATTTAACTACTTTGAAAAATGAGAAATTCCTTCAAGACGAATTTGGCAAATCTAAGGTAGTTTACACTGGTCCTTACACTCCAGTCGATGGTCTTACTGCTGTTATGAGCGGAAATGCAGATGCTACAACTACTGGAACCGGACGCTTCATTGATTTGATTGCTGAAGGACAACCATGGGTAGCTTTTGCGCTCGAATATTACAATGGTGATTCTCAAGGAATCGTTGCGTCCGCAAAAAGCGGCGTGAAAACACTAAAAGACTTATACGGAAAGAAAGTTGCTATTATTCACAACGGTGATACTGGCGATTACATGCTTCACCGCGCATTCGATAAAAGTGGTTTAGACGTTTCTAAAGTTAACAAAGTTGAGATGAGCCCTAAGAACTTCCAGGCAGCATTTACTTCTGGACAGATTGATGCAATTTCCTCATTCGATCAGAATCTTGCTGCAGCAATGACAACTCCAGGCGCAAAATTGCTTGTAAATGCTAAAAAGTACGGCAATATGAATGTTACTATTCACATTGTTTCTAAGAGCTTTGCCCAAAAGCATCCGGATCTTGTTAAGAAGATGTACAAGGCTCTTGTTCGCGAAGCAAAAAAGTCTCATAAAGAAAACAATGTTATTGGAAACGCTTACAAGCAGCTCGGAGCAAGCGAAACTATTATTAAGCAAATTAAAAAGTTTGACAATCCAACTATTCGCCCAATCGATGAAAAAGGTTTGAAAATGATGGAAACTCAGGCTAAAGAATACGTGAAATATGGTTTAATTAAGCAAGCTCCAAAGAATTTGAAAGATTCTGTAATGGATTGCACGAAGTAA
- a CDS encoding ABC transporter permease, producing the protein MTYSSPNKAKNILKIAFKAVSSCKVWISTILILVLWFFTTLSPIEDRSLPSPYEVIQAFIDLNNEGILLKSLGISILRVLLGLLLGIIFAVPAGILAGGSKLGNIVVDKPSHMLRSIPFPALAPILIIFLGIDETMKIALIAVGVFGPMYVNIRDGVRNIDPKLLELAQVYHVKKSTIFISILLRGTLPSFMTGLRFAISVAWVALVTCETVNSSIGIGYILSRAQEFFRPDQMMACVIMYAIAGLGSELTANILEYLLIPERRLDRKSRQ; encoded by the coding sequence ATGACTTACAGTTCGCCTAATAAAGCGAAAAACATATTGAAGATTGCATTTAAAGCGGTATCTTCGTGTAAAGTGTGGATTTCAACCATCCTCATTTTGGTTTTGTGGTTTTTTACAACTCTTTCTCCAATCGAAGACCGTTCTTTGCCATCCCCATATGAAGTAATACAAGCTTTTATTGATTTAAACAACGAAGGCATATTATTAAAATCCTTAGGAATAAGTATTTTACGAGTTCTTTTAGGACTTTTGTTAGGAATTATTTTTGCTGTTCCTGCAGGCATACTTGCGGGAGGCAGTAAGCTTGGCAATATTGTAGTTGATAAACCAAGCCACATGTTGAGGTCAATTCCATTCCCGGCTTTAGCTCCAATATTAATAATTTTCCTCGGAATAGATGAAACGATGAAAATAGCGCTTATAGCTGTTGGCGTTTTTGGACCTATGTACGTTAATATTCGCGACGGAGTGCGTAATATTGATCCGAAACTTCTCGAATTAGCGCAGGTTTATCACGTTAAAAAATCTACTATTTTTATATCTATTTTGCTTCGCGGTACACTTCCAAGTTTTATGACAGGTTTGCGATTTGCAATATCTGTAGCATGGGTTGCATTAGTGACTTGCGAAACAGTCAATTCTTCTATTGGAATTGGATACATTCTTTCAAGAGCGCAAGAATTCTTTAGGCCAGATCAAATGATGGCATGCGTTATTATGTACGCAATTGCAGGTCTTGGATCTGAGCTTACTGCAAACATATTAGAGTATCTTCTTATACCTGAGCGCAGATTAGATAGAAAATCACGCCAATAA
- the eno gene encoding phosphopyruvate hydratase — MAAIESVYAREILDSRGNPTVQVYLETEDGAQGIGLVPSGASTGEAEAWERRDGDKSRYQGKGTLEAVKAVNEVIAPKVIGMDATDQRALDETMIELDGTPNKGKLGANAILGVSLAALYAAAESAQLPLYRYIGGTNGHILPVPNMNIMNGGAHADFATDIQEYMISPYGFATYSDALRAGVEVYHTLKNVLKKEGLATGLGDEGGFAPKMKSNEDSLKYIMDAIEAAGYEPGKQIGISLDVASSEFYNKETGKYRFDGEERESAYMLDYYEKLINEYPIVSIEDPFQEEGWDDWAEITKRLGDRLQFVGDDLLVTNPKRLAKGIELGAANSLLVKLNQIGSVTETLDAIELATKNGFTSMVSHRSGETPDTTISDLAVAKNTGQIKTGAPARGERIAKYNRLLEIEEELGSTAQYAGYSAFKACKKYMK; from the coding sequence GTGGCAGCTATTGAAAGCGTATATGCACGCGAAATTTTGGATTCTCGTGGAAATCCTACTGTTCAGGTTTATTTGGAGACCGAAGATGGCGCTCAGGGTATTGGTTTAGTGCCTTCTGGTGCTTCTACTGGTGAGGCTGAAGCTTGGGAACGTCGCGATGGCGACAAGTCCCGTTATCAAGGCAAGGGCACGTTGGAAGCTGTTAAGGCTGTCAACGAGGTAATCGCACCTAAGGTTATTGGCATGGATGCCACCGATCAGCGCGCTCTTGATGAGACGATGATTGAGCTTGATGGCACGCCAAACAAGGGCAAGCTTGGTGCTAACGCAATTCTCGGCGTTTCCCTCGCTGCTCTCTACGCTGCTGCCGAGTCTGCTCAGCTTCCGTTGTACCGCTACATTGGCGGCACCAATGGTCACATTCTTCCAGTTCCAAACATGAACATCATGAACGGTGGTGCTCACGCTGATTTCGCAACCGATATTCAGGAGTACATGATTTCTCCTTACGGTTTCGCGACCTACAGCGATGCTTTGCGCGCTGGTGTTGAGGTTTATCACACCTTGAAGAATGTTTTGAAGAAGGAAGGCTTGGCTACTGGTCTTGGTGACGAAGGTGGCTTCGCTCCAAAGATGAAGTCCAACGAGGATTCCTTGAAGTACATCATGGATGCAATCGAAGCCGCTGGCTACGAGCCAGGCAAGCAGATTGGTATTTCTCTTGACGTTGCTTCTTCTGAGTTCTACAACAAGGAAACTGGTAAGTATCGTTTCGATGGCGAAGAGCGCGAATCTGCTTACATGCTCGATTACTACGAGAAGCTCATCAACGAGTATCCAATCGTTTCCATCGAAGATCCATTCCAGGAAGAAGGCTGGGATGATTGGGCAGAAATCACCAAGCGTCTTGGTGATCGTTTGCAGTTCGTTGGCGATGACTTGCTCGTCACCAATCCAAAGCGTTTGGCTAAGGGTATTGAGCTTGGTGCAGCTAACTCCTTGCTCGTGAAGTTGAACCAGATTGGTTCCGTTACCGAAACCCTCGACGCTATTGAGCTTGCAACTAAGAACGGCTTCACTTCTATGGTTTCCCATCGTTCTGGTGAAACCCCAGATACCACCATTTCTGATCTTGCTGTTGCTAAGAACACCGGCCAAATCAAGACTGGTGCTCCTGCTCGTGGCGAGCGTATTGCTAAGTACAACCGCTTGCTTGAGATTGAGGAAGAGCTTGGTTCTACCGCTCAGTATGCTGGTTACAGCGCATTCAAGGCTTGCAAGAAGTATATGAAGTAA
- a CDS encoding L-lactate dehydrogenase: MRKVAVIGMGNVGAAVAHQLVVGGYADELYLYDKNEAKVKADALDFEDSMDNLPFNVNITVNDYDALKDVEVIVSAMGNIKLLDVPNPDRFAELKHNRVQVEEVGAKIKASGFHGVLIDITNPCDAICQLYKETTGLPYEKVIGTGTLLDSARLHRAVGKFFGVHPKAVKGYSLGEHGDSQFVAWSTVKVLEQPIVEFAKEKNIDLDAVDEETRQGGFTVFYGKKYTNYGIAAAAVRLVHAVLSDSKEQMPVSNYREEYHSYLSYPAIVGREGIVKQCQLDLTEEELQKLQHSADTILSKAQAK, from the coding sequence ATGCGAAAAGTAGCAGTTATTGGTATGGGAAATGTTGGCGCAGCTGTTGCTCATCAGCTTGTTGTTGGTGGTTACGCCGACGAGCTGTACTTATATGACAAGAATGAGGCTAAGGTTAAGGCTGATGCATTGGATTTTGAGGATTCAATGGACAATTTGCCTTTTAATGTAAACATTACTGTCAATGATTACGATGCTTTGAAAGATGTTGAAGTTATCGTAAGCGCTATGGGCAATATTAAGCTTTTAGACGTCCCAAATCCTGATCGTTTCGCAGAACTTAAACATAATCGTGTTCAAGTTGAAGAAGTTGGCGCAAAGATTAAAGCTTCTGGCTTCCATGGTGTTCTAATCGATATTACGAATCCTTGCGACGCTATTTGCCAGCTTTATAAAGAAACAACTGGTCTCCCTTATGAAAAAGTTATTGGCACTGGAACATTGCTTGATTCTGCACGTCTTCATCGCGCTGTTGGTAAATTCTTCGGAGTGCATCCAAAAGCCGTGAAGGGCTATAGCTTGGGTGAACATGGTGATTCACAGTTCGTCGCATGGTCCACAGTTAAGGTTCTTGAACAGCCGATTGTTGAGTTTGCAAAAGAAAAGAACATTGATTTAGATGCTGTCGATGAAGAAACTCGTCAAGGCGGCTTCACTGTGTTCTACGGAAAGAAGTATACAAATTACGGTATTGCTGCTGCTGCAGTTCGTTTGGTCCATGCTGTTCTTTCGGATTCGAAGGAGCAAATGCCTGTTTCGAACTATCGAGAGGAATACCATTCTTATCTTTCTTACCCAGCAATCGTTGGTCGCGAAGGTATTGTGAAGCAGTGCCAACTTGACTTGACTGAAGAAGAGTTGCAAAAGTTGCAGCATTCTGCAGATACAATTTTGAGTAAAGCTCAAGCAAAATAG